One genomic segment of Mycolicibacterium psychrotolerans includes these proteins:
- a CDS encoding FAD-dependent oxidoreductase, with translation MPSLWTDGRLETATPAGVIDDVTTADVVVVGAGITGLTTAVLLARAGKKVVVVEARHVGAATTGNTTGKVSALQGSKLANIAKKHGADLLRAYVTGNTEGREWLLRHCDEHGLSYQREDDHAYAQNEKGLCTARSVLSACKEAGLDAQWVDEADVPFPFAGGVRLREQAQIDPIPYLSSLVTELEKHGGTLLQGVRATTVSGTGPMRVKLRRTAEAQDSRDAHHTITAQRVVLATGMPVLDRGFFFARLEPKRSYCLAFDVPGDITRSMYLSVDSPTRSVRYAPTPTGDKLIVGGAGHTVGRADHPKNAVTELARWAALHYPGAVQTHYWSAQDYHPADELPYVGPLLPKLENLLVATGFDKWGMTNGVAAALALSARILGGRMDWAAAFASWSPHELSGIPTALQLNMEVGLHLAKGWVAPLTASGEPQEGQGIVSGAPWRMTATSVVDGVTRTVSPVCPHLGGVVTWNDSDQAWECPLHGSRFAPDGALIEGPATRGLTPSG, from the coding sequence ATGCCTTCTCTGTGGACCGACGGCCGCCTGGAAACCGCGACTCCCGCGGGAGTGATCGACGACGTCACCACCGCCGACGTCGTGGTGGTCGGCGCGGGGATCACCGGCCTGACCACCGCGGTGCTGCTCGCCCGGGCCGGCAAGAAGGTCGTCGTGGTGGAGGCCCGCCACGTCGGAGCGGCGACCACCGGCAACACCACCGGCAAGGTCAGCGCGCTGCAGGGCAGCAAGCTGGCGAACATCGCCAAGAAGCACGGCGCCGACCTGCTGCGCGCCTACGTCACCGGCAACACCGAGGGCCGGGAGTGGCTGCTGCGGCACTGCGACGAGCACGGGCTGAGTTACCAGCGCGAGGACGACCACGCCTACGCCCAGAACGAGAAGGGCCTTTGCACGGCGCGCAGCGTGCTGTCGGCGTGCAAGGAGGCCGGCCTGGACGCGCAGTGGGTCGACGAGGCCGACGTGCCGTTCCCGTTCGCCGGCGGTGTGCGGCTGCGCGAACAGGCGCAGATCGACCCGATCCCGTACCTGTCCAGCCTGGTCACCGAACTCGAGAAGCACGGCGGCACCCTGCTGCAGGGCGTGCGTGCCACCACGGTGTCGGGCACCGGCCCGATGCGGGTGAAGCTGCGCCGGACCGCGGAGGCCCAGGACAGCCGCGACGCCCACCACACCATCACCGCTCAGCGCGTGGTGCTGGCCACCGGGATGCCGGTGCTCGACCGCGGCTTCTTCTTCGCCCGGCTGGAGCCCAAGCGCTCCTACTGCCTGGCCTTCGACGTCCCGGGCGACATCACCAGGTCGATGTACCTGTCGGTGGATTCGCCGACCCGGTCGGTGCGCTACGCGCCGACCCCGACGGGGGACAAGCTGATCGTCGGCGGAGCCGGCCACACCGTCGGCCGGGCGGACCACCCGAAGAACGCCGTCACCGAGCTGGCGCGGTGGGCGGCGCTGCACTACCCCGGTGCGGTGCAGACCCACTACTGGTCGGCGCAGGACTACCATCCCGCCGACGAACTCCCCTACGTCGGCCCGCTGCTGCCCAAGCTCGAGAATCTGCTCGTGGCAACGGGATTCGACAAGTGGGGGATGACCAACGGGGTCGCCGCGGCGCTGGCGCTGTCGGCTCGCATCCTCGGCGGCCGGATGGACTGGGCGGCGGCGTTCGCCAGTTGGAGCCCGCACGAACTCAGCGGCATCCCGACCGCGCTCCAGCTCAACATGGAGGTCGGGCTGCACCTGGCCAAGGGCTGGGTGGCCCCGCTCACCGCGTCCGGCGAGCCCCAGGAGGGCCAGGGCATCGTCAGCGGGGCCCCCTGGCGGATGACGGCCACCAGCGTCGTCGACGGGGTGACCCGCACGGTGTCCCCGGTGTGCCCGCATCTTGGCGGCGTCGTCACCTGGAACGACTCCGACCAGGCCTGGGAGTGCCCGCTGCACGGCTCCCGCTTCGCGCCCGACGGCGCGCTGATCGAGGGCCCCGCGACCCGTGGCCTGACCCCTTCCGGGTAG
- a CDS encoding TetR/AcrR family transcriptional regulator — translation MSETAVPTGPSNGMSRREELLAVATKLFAARGYHGTRMDDVADAVGLNKATVYHYYASKSLILYDIYKGAADFTVDALHDDPSASARETIYHFTRRLLVGISSDIERAAVYFQEAPYITEWFTEEQVAYIREKETQVYEHVRDVIDRGIASGEFYECDSHVLALGYIGMTLGSYRWLRPHGRRTAQEIAVEFSTALLRGLIRDEAVRQESPLGADQADARSGG, via the coding sequence ATGTCTGAGACCGCTGTGCCGACCGGGCCGAGCAACGGCATGTCCCGCCGCGAGGAGCTGTTGGCCGTGGCCACCAAGCTCTTCGCCGCGCGCGGCTACCACGGCACGAGGATGGACGACGTCGCCGACGCGGTCGGTCTCAACAAGGCGACGGTCTACCACTACTACGCGAGCAAGTCGCTGATCCTCTACGACATCTACAAGGGCGCGGCCGACTTCACCGTCGACGCGCTGCACGACGACCCGTCGGCGTCGGCCCGCGAGACCATCTACCACTTCACCCGGCGCCTGCTGGTCGGCATCTCCAGCGACATCGAACGCGCGGCCGTCTACTTCCAGGAAGCCCCCTACATCACCGAGTGGTTCACCGAGGAGCAGGTGGCCTACATCCGGGAGAAGGAGACCCAGGTCTACGAGCACGTCCGCGACGTGATCGACCGCGGCATCGCAAGCGGCGAATTCTACGAGTGCGACTCCCACGTGCTGGCGCTCGGGTACATCGGGATGACGCTGGGGTCCTACCGCTGGCTGCGTCCGCACGGCAGGCGCACCGCCCAGGAGATCGCCGTCGAGTTCAGCACCGCGCTGCTGCGCGGCCTGATCCGCGACGAGGCGGTGCGGCAGGAGTCCCCGCTCGGCGCCGACCAGGCCGACGCCCGCTCGGGCGGCTAA
- a CDS encoding Re/Si-specific NAD(P)(+) transhydrogenase subunit alpha, whose amino-acid sequence MIIGIPAESLPGETRVAATPATVTQLIKLGYQVVVESGAGAAASFADPAYTEAGAEIGDPWSGDVVLKVNAPTDYEIALLRNGATLVSLISPALKPELLEKLSGRPITVLAMDAVPRISRAQSLDVLSSMANIAGYRAVVEAAHRFGRFFTGQVTAAGKVPPAKVLVVGAGVAGLAAIGAAGSLGAIVRATDPRPEVADQVKSLGGEYLAVDPAAAEVSATGYAKEMGDDYKAREAQLYAEQAEDVDIIITTALIPGRPAPRIITAEMVASMKPGSVIVDMAAANGGNVEGTVKDQAVVSDNGVTIIGYTDLAGRLPATASQLYGTNLVNLLKLVTPEKDGTLLLDFDDVVQRSVTVVRDGEITWPPPPVQVSAAPAAAAAAAPVAQKPAKKPMSTGRRLGTAFAAAAVLFALIALSPAALQVHLTVFALAIVIGYYVIGNVHHALHTPLMSVTNAISGIIVVGALLQIGHGNPVITAVAGLAILLASINVFGGFAVTRRMLAMFSRS is encoded by the coding sequence ATGATCATCGGGATACCCGCAGAGTCCCTACCTGGTGAAACGCGAGTGGCCGCCACCCCGGCCACGGTCACGCAGCTGATCAAGCTGGGCTACCAGGTCGTGGTCGAGTCCGGCGCGGGTGCTGCCGCCAGTTTCGCCGACCCGGCTTATACCGAGGCCGGCGCTGAGATCGGGGACCCCTGGTCCGGCGACGTGGTGCTGAAGGTCAACGCCCCGACCGACTACGAAATCGCCCTGCTGCGCAACGGCGCGACGCTGGTGAGCCTGATCTCGCCGGCGCTCAAGCCCGAGCTGCTCGAGAAGCTGTCCGGCCGGCCGATCACGGTGCTCGCGATGGACGCGGTGCCCCGGATCTCGCGGGCGCAGTCGCTGGACGTGCTGTCGTCGATGGCCAACATCGCCGGCTACCGCGCCGTGGTCGAGGCCGCGCACCGCTTCGGCCGGTTCTTCACCGGACAGGTGACCGCGGCAGGCAAGGTGCCGCCGGCCAAGGTGCTGGTGGTCGGCGCCGGTGTTGCCGGCCTGGCCGCGATCGGTGCGGCGGGCAGCCTGGGGGCGATCGTGCGCGCCACCGACCCCCGCCCCGAGGTCGCCGATCAGGTCAAGTCGCTGGGCGGCGAGTACCTGGCGGTCGACCCTGCGGCCGCCGAGGTGTCGGCGACCGGCTACGCCAAGGAGATGGGCGACGACTACAAGGCCCGCGAGGCCCAGCTCTACGCCGAGCAGGCCGAGGACGTCGACATCATCATCACCACCGCGCTGATCCCCGGCAGGCCCGCGCCGCGCATCATCACCGCCGAGATGGTGGCCTCGATGAAGCCGGGCAGCGTGATCGTCGACATGGCCGCGGCCAACGGCGGCAACGTGGAGGGCACGGTCAAGGATCAGGCCGTCGTCTCCGACAACGGCGTCACGATCATCGGCTACACCGACCTGGCCGGCCGGCTGCCCGCGACCGCGTCGCAGCTCTACGGCACCAACCTGGTGAACCTGCTCAAACTGGTGACCCCGGAGAAGGACGGAACTCTCCTCCTAGATTTCGATGACGTCGTGCAGCGGTCGGTGACCGTGGTGCGCGACGGCGAGATCACCTGGCCGCCACCGCCGGTGCAGGTCTCGGCCGCACCCGCGGCCGCGGCGGCAGCGGCGCCGGTCGCGCAGAAGCCGGCGAAGAAGCCGATGTCGACCGGGCGCCGGCTCGGAACGGCGTTCGCCGCCGCCGCGGTGCTGTTCGCGCTGATCGCGCTGTCCCCCGCCGCACTGCAGGTGCACCTGACGGTGTTCGCGCTGGCGATCGTGATCGGCTACTACGTGATCGGCAACGTGCACCACGCGCTGCACACTCCGCTGATGTCGGTGACGAACGCGATCTCCGGGATCATCGTCGTCGGCGCGCTGCTGCAGATCGGGCACGGGAATCCCGTCATCACCGCGGTGGCCGGCCTGGCGATCCTGCTGGCCAGCATCAATGTCTTCGGCGGCTTCGCGGTGACCCGCCGCATGCTGGCCATGTTCTCGAGGAGCTAA
- a CDS encoding AraC family transcriptional regulator: MTSSNAPHEDLVFHSTDLSSTEDFLARAYTKMSIGAGPGETASAHVERRWVGPVNFDELQLGFTMSYDAAPLGRVCLCRVHDGYIEEDIIGEGPDVFAPGDVALLSPPELPYSGRVCKASYDLTMFDTTLLDRVASSARPAEGVRLTGHRPVSAAAKRRLSRTIDYVGSVAKADEAPPPLVASTTASMLAAVVLSTLPTNAVMEPTAIDRADARPELLRRAVAYIDDNADRDVTLTDVAESIHVTPRALQYMFRKHMDMTPMEYLRRVRMDHAHRELLRSDPACTTVGIVAARWGFAHTGRFAAMYRQAYGVNPSDTLRS; encoded by the coding sequence ATGACCAGCAGCAATGCTCCGCATGAGGATCTGGTTTTCCACAGCACGGATCTTTCGTCTACCGAGGATTTCCTGGCACGCGCGTACACCAAGATGTCGATCGGCGCGGGCCCCGGCGAAACGGCGTCGGCGCATGTCGAGCGCCGGTGGGTGGGGCCGGTCAACTTCGACGAACTCCAGCTCGGCTTCACGATGTCCTACGACGCGGCCCCGCTGGGGCGGGTCTGTCTGTGCCGGGTGCACGACGGCTACATCGAGGAAGACATCATCGGCGAGGGGCCGGACGTGTTCGCCCCCGGCGACGTCGCGCTGTTGTCGCCGCCGGAGCTGCCGTACTCGGGCCGGGTGTGCAAGGCGAGCTACGACCTGACGATGTTCGACACCACGCTGCTCGACCGCGTGGCGTCCTCGGCGCGCCCCGCAGAGGGTGTGCGGCTGACCGGTCACCGCCCCGTGTCGGCGGCCGCGAAGCGCCGGCTGAGCCGCACCATCGACTATGTCGGCAGCGTCGCGAAGGCGGACGAGGCGCCGCCCCCGCTGGTCGCCTCGACCACCGCGTCGATGCTCGCCGCGGTGGTGTTGTCGACGCTGCCCACCAACGCCGTCATGGAGCCCACGGCCATCGATCGAGCCGACGCCAGGCCCGAGCTGCTCCGCCGCGCGGTGGCCTACATCGACGACAACGCCGACCGCGACGTCACCCTCACCGACGTCGCCGAGAGCATCCACGTGACGCCGCGCGCGCTGCAGTACATGTTCCGCAAGCACATGGACATGACGCCGATGGAGTACCTGCGCCGGGTGCGGATGGACCACGCGCACCGGGAGCTGCTGCGGTCGGATCCCGCCTGCACGACGGTCGGGATCGTCGCCGCCCGGTGGGGGTTCGCCCACACCGGCCGATTCGCCGCGATGTACCGGCAGGCCTACGGGGTGAACCCGTCGGACACGCTCCGCAGCTGA
- a CDS encoding taurine ABC transporter substrate-binding protein, producing MKYKGLIVALVAAVLALAGCSVDNSGQQADKPTIRIGYQSFPSGDLIVKNNKWLEEALPDWNIKWTKFDSGADVNTAFIAEELDFGALGSSPVARGLSAPLNISYKVAFVLDVAGDNEALVARNGSGVDTIAQLRGKRIGTPFASTAHYSLLAALNQNGLSPNDVQLVDLQPQAILAAWERGDIDAAYTWLPTLDQLRTTGKDLITSRQLAEDGKPTLDLGAVADEFAAQHPEVVDIWRQQEARALTLIQKDPSAAASAIAAEIGLSADEVAGQLEQGVYLTPEQVASPEWLGSEGKPGNIAVNLQSASRFLAEQKQIPAAAPLQTFQDAIYTKGLPGVLAQ from the coding sequence ATGAAGTACAAAGGTCTGATCGTGGCGCTGGTGGCGGCCGTGCTGGCGCTGGCGGGATGCTCGGTGGACAACTCGGGGCAGCAGGCCGACAAGCCGACCATCCGCATCGGCTACCAGAGCTTCCCCAGCGGCGATCTGATCGTCAAGAACAACAAATGGCTCGAAGAGGCGCTGCCCGACTGGAACATCAAGTGGACGAAGTTCGACTCCGGCGCCGACGTCAACACCGCGTTCATCGCCGAGGAACTCGACTTCGGTGCGCTCGGGTCCAGCCCTGTGGCCAGGGGCCTGTCGGCGCCGCTGAACATCTCCTACAAGGTGGCCTTCGTGCTCGACGTCGCCGGCGACAACGAGGCGCTGGTGGCGCGCAACGGCAGCGGCGTCGACACCATCGCGCAGCTGCGCGGCAAGCGCATCGGCACCCCGTTCGCGTCGACCGCGCACTACAGTCTGCTCGCCGCGCTGAACCAGAACGGGTTGTCGCCCAACGACGTTCAGCTGGTAGACCTGCAGCCGCAGGCGATCCTGGCGGCGTGGGAGCGCGGTGACATCGACGCCGCTTACACCTGGCTGCCGACGCTGGACCAGTTGCGAACCACGGGCAAGGATCTGATCACCAGCCGGCAGCTGGCCGAGGACGGCAAGCCGACGCTGGACCTCGGCGCGGTGGCCGACGAGTTCGCCGCCCAGCATCCCGAGGTGGTCGACATCTGGCGTCAGCAGGAAGCCCGCGCGCTCACGCTGATCCAGAAGGATCCCAGCGCCGCCGCCTCGGCGATCGCCGCCGAGATCGGGCTCAGTGCCGACGAAGTCGCCGGCCAGCTCGAGCAGGGCGTGTACCTGACCCCCGAGCAGGTGGCGTCGCCGGAATGGCTTGGCTCCGAAGGCAAACCGGGCAACATCGCGGTGAACCTGCAGAGCGCGTCGCGGTTCCTCGCCGAGCAGAAGCAGATCCCGGCCGCGGCGCCGCTGCAGACGTTCCAGGACGCGATCTACACCAAGGGCCTTCCGGGTGTCCTCGCGCAGTGA
- a CDS encoding M42 family metallopeptidase yields the protein MAIRVTAYRPLLQELLFAYGPCGQEDAVRDVCLRELEPVVDEAWTDPAGNVIGVLRGGDAPAVRVMAHMDELSMLVKRINGDGTLSLTPLGTMYPGNFGLGPVAVLGQHTTVCGVLALGSEHTTQESPRIWQTKPDQGDKALDWPDVYVFTGLTGTELSHAGVAPGTRVCVDRSRRTLVDVGNDYLGCYFLDDRAALTALLCCARELRDGATPSGDVYFVCTTNEEIGGIGGGYASRTLPGDLTLALEVGPTEPEYGTQVGGGPIVAYSDALCVYDKAVADRLMDMADELGLAPQAAVLGAFESDASHAKASALSPQAALLCLPTLSTHGYEVIAQGAIPAMADVLTGFLRDPWRRSG from the coding sequence ATGGCTATCAGGGTGACCGCCTACCGACCTTTGCTGCAGGAACTGCTGTTCGCGTACGGACCGTGCGGACAGGAGGACGCGGTCCGCGACGTGTGCCTTCGCGAGCTGGAGCCGGTGGTCGACGAGGCGTGGACCGACCCGGCCGGCAACGTGATCGGTGTGCTGCGCGGCGGCGACGCGCCCGCGGTGCGGGTGATGGCGCACATGGACGAGCTGTCCATGCTGGTCAAGCGCATCAACGGCGACGGCACGCTGAGCCTGACGCCGCTGGGCACGATGTACCCAGGCAACTTCGGGCTCGGGCCGGTGGCCGTGCTCGGGCAGCACACGACGGTGTGCGGTGTGCTGGCGCTGGGCTCCGAGCACACCACCCAGGAGAGCCCCCGCATCTGGCAGACCAAACCGGACCAGGGCGACAAGGCGCTGGATTGGCCCGACGTCTACGTCTTCACCGGGCTGACCGGCACCGAACTGAGCCACGCCGGCGTCGCACCGGGCACCCGGGTCTGCGTCGACCGCAGCAGGCGCACGCTCGTCGACGTCGGCAACGACTATCTCGGCTGCTATTTCCTCGACGACCGTGCCGCGCTCACCGCTCTGCTGTGTTGCGCCCGCGAACTGCGCGACGGTGCCACACCGTCGGGCGATGTGTACTTCGTGTGCACAACCAACGAGGAGATCGGCGGCATCGGCGGCGGGTACGCGAGCCGCACCCTCCCGGGCGATCTCACCCTCGCCCTCGAGGTCGGGCCCACCGAACCCGAGTACGGCACGCAGGTGGGGGGCGGCCCGATCGTCGCCTACAGCGACGCGCTGTGTGTCTACGACAAGGCCGTGGCCGACCGGCTGATGGACATGGCCGATGAACTGGGCCTGGCGCCGCAGGCCGCGGTGCTCGGCGCGTTCGAGTCCGACGCCTCGCACGCCAAGGCGAGTGCACTCTCTCCGCAGGCGGCGCTGCTGTGCCTGCCGACGCTGAGCACCCACGGCTACGAGGTGATCGCCCAGGGCGCCATCCCCGCGATGGCCGACGTGCTGACCGGATTCCTGCGCGACCCGTGGCGCCGGTCGGGTTAG
- a CDS encoding ABC transporter permease, which produces MSVFVDIAPEDAATAAPGPDARPRGGLLRRRLTRAVLPLLSVVVFGAVWQAAAASGVWNQTFVPYPATVWRAFVDVSTSHDGVRGYAGYLLWEHLYMTLRRVLAGVVIGVAIGVALGLLMGSVGWLRSVLEPWLTFLRALPPLAYFFLLVIWLGIDEAPKITLLALAALPPAAVATTAAVVAAPVGLQEAARALGASRRQVIRDVVVPSALPETFTGIRLAVGMAYSSVVAAELFNGIPGIGGLVKDASNYNNTPVVLVGIFAIGVSGLVIDGMLRSVERRAAPWRGRI; this is translated from the coding sequence GTGTCCGTTTTCGTCGACATCGCGCCCGAGGACGCCGCCACCGCGGCGCCAGGCCCTGACGCGCGCCCCCGCGGCGGGCTGCTGCGGCGCCGGCTGACCCGCGCCGTACTGCCGCTGCTGTCAGTCGTCGTATTCGGCGCCGTGTGGCAGGCGGCGGCGGCCAGCGGCGTCTGGAACCAGACCTTCGTCCCGTACCCGGCCACGGTGTGGCGGGCCTTCGTCGACGTCTCCACCAGCCACGACGGCGTCCGCGGATATGCCGGCTACCTGCTGTGGGAGCACCTGTACATGACGCTGCGCCGCGTGCTGGCCGGCGTGGTGATCGGGGTGGCGATCGGTGTCGCGCTCGGGCTGCTCATGGGGTCGGTGGGCTGGTTGCGCAGCGTGCTGGAACCGTGGCTGACGTTCCTGCGGGCGCTGCCGCCGCTGGCGTACTTCTTTCTTCTGGTGATCTGGCTGGGCATCGACGAGGCCCCCAAGATCACGCTGCTGGCCCTGGCCGCGCTGCCGCCCGCCGCGGTGGCCACCACCGCCGCAGTGGTCGCCGCGCCGGTCGGCCTGCAGGAGGCCGCCCGCGCCCTCGGGGCGTCGCGGCGCCAGGTCATCCGTGACGTCGTCGTCCCGTCGGCGCTGCCGGAGACGTTCACCGGTATCCGCCTGGCCGTCGGCATGGCCTATTCGTCGGTGGTGGCGGCCGAACTGTTCAACGGCATCCCCGGCATCGGCGGCCTGGTCAAGGACGCCAGCAACTACAACAACACGCCCGTCGTGCTGGTCGGCATCTTCGCCATCGGCGTCTCGGGTCTGGTGATCGACGGAATGTTGCGGTCGGTGGAACGCCGTGCCGCACCCTGGAGAGGAAGAATATGA
- a CDS encoding ABC transporter ATP-binding protein: MSSRSDAAIRIASVSHRYGSGRDEVTALGPVDLTVEPGAFLVLVGASGCGKSTLLRLLAGFESPSQGSVEIAGAAPTPGVTAGVVFQQPRLFPWRTVGGNVELALKYAEVPRERRAERRDELLDRVGLTGTAHRRIWEISGGQQQRVAIARALAAETPLFLLDEPFAALDALTRERLQEDVRQVSAESGRTTVFVTHSADEAAFLGSRIVVLTRRPGQVALDIPVDLPRTGVDADELRRSPEYGQLRAEVGRAVKAAAA, from the coding sequence GTGTCCTCGCGCAGTGACGCGGCGATCCGGATCGCGTCGGTCTCGCACCGGTACGGCAGCGGACGCGACGAGGTCACCGCACTGGGGCCCGTCGACCTGACGGTCGAGCCGGGAGCGTTCCTGGTACTCGTCGGGGCGTCGGGCTGCGGCAAGAGCACGCTGCTGCGGCTGCTCGCCGGATTCGAGTCCCCCAGCCAGGGGTCGGTCGAAATCGCCGGTGCCGCACCGACTCCCGGTGTGACAGCGGGGGTGGTGTTTCAGCAGCCGCGACTGTTCCCGTGGCGGACGGTCGGCGGGAACGTCGAGCTGGCGCTGAAATACGCCGAGGTGCCGCGGGAACGACGGGCCGAGCGCCGCGACGAGCTGCTCGACCGAGTGGGGCTGACGGGCACCGCGCACCGGCGCATCTGGGAGATCAGCGGCGGCCAGCAGCAGCGCGTCGCGATCGCGCGGGCGCTGGCGGCCGAGACACCGCTGTTCCTGCTCGACGAGCCGTTCGCCGCGCTCGACGCGCTGACCCGGGAGCGCCTGCAGGAGGACGTCCGTCAGGTCAGCGCGGAATCGGGGCGCACCACGGTGTTCGTCACGCACAGCGCCGACGAGGCGGCGTTCCTCGGCTCCCGGATCGTCGTGCTGACCCGTCGCCCCGGACAGGTCGCGCTGGACATCCCGGTGGACCTGCCCCGCACCGGCGTCGACGCCGACGAGTTGCGCCGCTCGCCGGAGTACGGGCAGTTGCGGGCCGAGGTCGGCCGGGCCGTCAAAGCCGCCGCGGCCTGA
- the pntB gene encoding Re/Si-specific NAD(P)(+) transhydrogenase subunit beta produces MFTLETAATAAYVVAALLFILALAGLSRHETSRAGNSFGIAGMAVALVATIALALARHIEPLGLALLVVAMVIGAAIGLWRARVVEMTGMPELIALLHSFVGLAAVLVGWNGYLHVERDAGGAEALQLGREGMLGIHSAEVVIGVFIGAVTFTGSIVANLKLSARIKSAPMMLPGKNILNVGALVAFFALTVWFVIDPQLWLLVVVTVLALLLGWHLVASIGGGDMPVVVSMLNSYSGWAAAASGFLLGNDLLIITGALVGSSGAYLSYIMCKAMNRSFISVIAGGFGIEAGPAEDKDYGEHREITAEGAAELLESASSVIITPGYGMAVAQAQYGVAELTRKLRARGVDVRFGIHPVAGRLPGHMNVLLAEAKVPYDIVLEMDEINDDFDGTSVVLVIGANDTVNPAASEDPSSPIAGMPVLTVWNADNVIVFKRSMASGYAGVQNPLFFRENTQMLFGDAKDRVDAINAALSETARV; encoded by the coding sequence ATGTTCACGCTGGAGACCGCCGCCACCGCGGCCTACGTCGTCGCCGCGCTGCTGTTCATCCTGGCGTTGGCCGGGCTGTCCAGACACGAGACGTCGCGTGCAGGCAACTCGTTCGGCATCGCAGGCATGGCCGTCGCGCTGGTCGCGACCATCGCGCTCGCGCTGGCCCGCCACATCGAGCCGCTGGGCCTGGCACTGCTGGTCGTCGCGATGGTGATCGGCGCCGCGATCGGGCTGTGGCGCGCGAGGGTCGTCGAGATGACGGGCATGCCGGAGCTGATCGCGCTGCTGCACAGCTTCGTCGGCCTGGCCGCGGTGCTCGTCGGCTGGAACGGCTACCTGCACGTCGAGCGTGACGCCGGCGGCGCCGAGGCGCTGCAGCTGGGCCGCGAGGGCATGCTCGGCATCCACTCCGCCGAGGTCGTCATCGGCGTGTTCATCGGCGCGGTGACGTTCACCGGGTCGATCGTCGCCAACCTGAAGCTGTCGGCGCGCATCAAGTCCGCCCCGATGATGCTGCCCGGCAAGAACATCCTCAACGTGGGCGCGCTGGTGGCGTTCTTCGCGCTGACCGTGTGGTTCGTCATCGACCCGCAGCTGTGGCTGCTCGTGGTCGTCACGGTGCTGGCACTGCTGCTCGGCTGGCACCTGGTCGCCTCGATCGGCGGCGGCGACATGCCCGTCGTGGTGTCGATGCTCAACAGCTACTCGGGCTGGGCCGCGGCCGCGTCCGGCTTCCTGCTGGGCAACGACCTGCTGATCATCACCGGCGCGCTGGTGGGCTCCTCGGGTGCGTACCTGTCCTACATCATGTGCAAGGCGATGAACCGGTCCTTCATCTCGGTGATCGCCGGCGGCTTCGGGATCGAGGCCGGCCCGGCGGAGGACAAGGACTACGGCGAGCACCGCGAGATCACCGCGGAGGGGGCCGCCGAGCTGCTCGAGTCGGCCTCGTCGGTGATCATCACGCCCGGCTACGGCATGGCTGTGGCGCAGGCCCAGTACGGCGTCGCCGAACTGACCCGCAAGCTGCGCGCGCGCGGCGTCGACGTGCGCTTCGGCATCCACCCCGTCGCGGGGCGGCTGCCCGGGCACATGAACGTGCTGCTGGCCGAGGCCAAGGTGCCCTACGACATCGTGCTGGAGATGGACGAGATCAACGACGACTTCGACGGCACGTCGGTCGTCCTGGTGATCGGCGCGAACGACACCGTCAACCCGGCCGCGTCGGAGGACCCGTCCAGCCCGATCGCCGGCATGCCGGTGCTGACGGTGTGGAACGCCGACAACGTGATCGTGTTCAAGCGGTCCATGGCGTCGGGCTACGCCGGCGTGCAGAATCCGCTGTTCTTCCGTGAGAACACCCAGATGCTGTTCGGCGACGCGAAAGACCGCGTCGACGCGATCAACGCGGCGCTGTCGGAGACGGCACGCGTCTAG